CCCAAAGTCCATATTGATTTGTCACCCTGATGTTATACCCCCTAGTATGGTATGTCTATGCTAATGGTGTAAGCTGTATTATGGGCATACATTAATTTATCAACAAGGTGCAAGAGCAAGAAAATCGCTATTTGCTCCACCTGTTGATGACGCATTGGACAGTAGACAAGGCAAGTGCAATCATAAATAAAGTTTGGAAATAAGATAATTGTGATGGTCAAACTTCGTTTCATATCATTAGTTAACTTTGTTGTTCAGTATGGCTGTTTTATTTATGCACATGCAGAGTGAATTTTTACATATTAACTTTATGACACAGATTAAGTCATTGTATACACCTATTAAATTGAATGTCTTGTTTTCTTTGCTCTTGTGAGAGCAATTTGAGTACTGTATTAATTTTAGACAAAAAATGTGTTTTAATTAATATCATGGTGTTGTGGCCATGTCATCGTGCCAAGTGCTACCAGTCACATTGTTGATTTCTTCTTATATCACTTGTTTGGATTTTTACCTACTTGGTGTTATTTAATGCACTGCAGAAGCTCCTATCACAATGCCAGAATCAGTGCCAGGGACTGTTGGTGTCTTCCCAAGAACAGACGGTAGtttattgattttttaaaggtttttgtTAATTTCTTAAATATCTCTTCCACTGGGGAAAAACATTGAACTGCAAAAGGAgtttaatagaccatattcgtattcccagtatttgactggaactagcttgcaatggaggctaatgcgggggaatatatttaaaagtatttgcatttgaaaagatttccccgcattagcctccattgcaagctagtttcagtccaatactgagaatacgaatatggtctatttctCGGCTCACATGCTCTGTATGCACCCACAATGTTGGCAAAGCAGCGTCTTTCCCTaatcttttttgattttttttttagtgggAGAGCAGGGAGGGAAGAAGTGAGTGTCTTCTCGCCTCTTTCTACCATCTCTCACTTCCATCAATCTTGTGTTTGCCACTCACCTAATCATACAGTACGTACATGATCTGGTGACgaatttcaaaggaaaaaatggaatgAATTGACTTACCACTGGTCAGTCGTCAAGGTCcacaatttgtttttcaaaccaTCTTTGTCTACAAGAGCAATAATATCAACAACAAGAAAATGGCCATGAAAACGAGTATTGGTTTAGGGCTTAAACCAATTGGCAACCCTTGGCAAGGGTTTTTTCTGACTTTCCCCACTGGGAAATAAACTGAAAACAGAAAACCTTATCAGATGCTCATATCAAGTTCTGTACAAGTTTGGACATAATTGTGTTATCATCTTTTTAACCTCACATTGCCTGTCATTTATAATTATCTACTTAATTGTACTTTGATCTAAAGTTAACACGCTGTGCCTTAATAGTCTTTCATTTCTTACAGTTTATAACAAGGAACCAGGTAAGAAGAAAAgaggaaaagggaaaacaggATCCAGCAGATCTAAATGTAAAACATGTGGCCAGGAAAGCCCTTCTGGGAAGAAAGCCAGGGTGTACTGGGTCTCCTGTGAAGACTGTGAATGCTGGTTTCACAAGTAAGGCCTCATTGACCATCATATTCTTTACTTGTAAGATGTAAAAATTAGTGTCATgatacaaattattattattacatcagGAACCTTGTATGCTTTTGGAGAGCAACTTACAGTAGTGTACAATATTTTACATGCATATGCTTTGGAAAAGTACCTCAGGCCCAATACTGTAAGTGTCGAATTTCCCTTTTAATGTATAACTTTTAGAATTGTGATGCATCATGATTTCCCCAATCCCCATATAAAAATATCTTCCCAATACAGCCTGGTAAAGGGACCACTTATTATGTTGGTGGAAGGAACTCATGCACTGTATGGGGTAATCATTATAGTGTTAACAATAGTTTTTATTGGGCTTCCTATTTTTAGTGTCTGTGTTGGACTGCCAGAGAACAAAGAACCAATCCAGGAACGATGGTATTGCCCTGGATGTGATGCCTCCTAGGACTACTCCAAGGCATATACAGCTGTACACCTCCTATATACTCAATAATCACCTGCCATTATGTACACAAAATTTGGACAATCCAAAACACCTACACTGTAATAAAACAATGCCTAAAGCAGAAGTTCAAATGCAGTGAGGTTTGAGGGGCTGTATATGCATAACCATGGGTAGTCCTcatatttcagttaatttggaTTTGCAATGAAATGTCACAAGTCGTAGGATACGTTTTCTGAGATGCTCTGTTATGAATGTACATATAATTTTTCattagaaacaaacaaacacttcATTTATGAAGGGTGAAATACATTATGACCGGTTAgctgctaatttgcataatgccccccctccccccccccccaaaaaaaaaaaacttcctaAATATGAAAACACCTACTTACATTGTATAGTTcaaaatttataaaaattatGCTTAAAAGGTCCTATTAATCTTAAAATGCTCTAATGAGGAGTTTTCCGTAAGGAAGTTATTC
The sequence above is a segment of the Montipora foliosa isolate CH-2021 chromosome 2, ASM3666993v2, whole genome shotgun sequence genome. Coding sequences within it:
- the LOC137989741 gene encoding uncharacterized protein — its product is MPESVPGTVGVFPRTDVYNKEPGKKKRGKGKTGSSRSKCKTCGQESPSGKKARVYWVSCEDCECWFHNVCVGLPENKEPIQERWYCPGCDAS